A genome region from Arachidicoccus soli includes the following:
- a CDS encoding acyltransferase family protein produces MNLQQPIKKENVDVRMPRLLSLDCLRGFDMLWIIGGEGVIHGLAHATNPNGWTKGFHMLSNQLHHSVWNGFTFYDLIFPLFIFIAGVSMPFSFQGYFNLTDPVLKSKKKQKIYYSLFKRTLLLILLGLVVNGDLAFNAYSDTRFASVLARIAIACFFAAIIYLNFSWKKCIIWFWAILIGYWLIMCFIPVPGFGSGVLTPEGNLAAYIDRNWLPGKLHRAVYDPEGLLSNLPAICSALLGIFSGIFLKEEQIFSRKIWKNHPLKSGLLKSFFLFAAGILFLILGLLWERWLFFPINKNMWTSSFVLYAGGWSLILISLFYLVFDVSVCKKLGVEPLNLNLKKHQSIWEKSIRKCSLPFVWVGMNSIFIYVTVHGAIDFESSSHYLFDGIIKNIPPEFYSPMHWVGVLILELILLRWMYKMKLFIKL; encoded by the coding sequence ATGAACCTGCAGCAACCCATCAAGAAAGAGAATGTCGATGTCAGAATGCCTAGGCTCTTGTCTCTGGATTGCTTACGTGGCTTTGATATGCTTTGGATTATTGGAGGAGAAGGTGTCATTCATGGTCTTGCTCATGCGACAAATCCGAATGGATGGACAAAAGGATTTCATATGCTTAGTAATCAGCTACACCATAGTGTGTGGAATGGTTTTACCTTTTACGATTTAATATTCCCTCTATTTATTTTTATAGCCGGAGTGTCCATGCCTTTTTCTTTTCAAGGTTATTTCAATTTGACAGACCCAGTCTTAAAAAGTAAGAAGAAGCAGAAAATTTACTATTCTTTATTTAAAAGAACGCTACTTTTAATTCTATTGGGTCTAGTGGTTAACGGAGATCTGGCTTTTAATGCTTATAGTGATACACGTTTTGCAAGTGTGCTTGCTCGCATCGCGATTGCTTGCTTTTTTGCAGCTATCATTTATTTGAATTTTAGTTGGAAGAAATGCATTATTTGGTTCTGGGCTATTTTGATAGGGTATTGGCTAATTATGTGCTTTATCCCGGTTCCTGGTTTCGGGAGCGGGGTATTAACTCCTGAGGGCAATTTAGCAGCTTATATTGACCGCAATTGGCTTCCAGGGAAACTACATAGAGCCGTTTATGATCCTGAAGGGCTTTTGTCTAACCTCCCCGCAATCTGCAGTGCATTACTTGGTATATTTAGCGGTATTTTCCTAAAGGAGGAACAAATTTTTTCTAGAAAAATTTGGAAGAACCATCCTCTAAAATCCGGACTTCTAAAATCCTTCTTTTTATTTGCGGCAGGTATCTTATTTTTAATACTTGGGCTTTTATGGGAAAGGTGGTTATTTTTCCCAATTAATAAAAATATGTGGACGAGCTCTTTCGTATTATATGCAGGGGGTTGGAGCTTAATACTTATTAGCCTATTTTATCTGGTATTTGATGTTTCTGTTTGTAAGAAACTTGGTGTTGAGCCTTTAAATCTAAACTTGAAAAAACATCAATCTATTTGGGAGAAGTCAATAAGAAAATGTAGTTTACCCTTTGTGTGGGTTGGAATGAATTCTATTTTCATTTATGTAACTGTACATGGTGCTATTGATTTTGAAAGCAGTAGTCATTATTTATTCGATGGTATTATTAAAAATATACCACCCGAATTTTATAGCCCTATGCATTGGGTTGGCGTGCTAATTTTAGAACTTATTCTATTGAGGTGGATGTATAAAATGAAATTATTTATAAAGCTCTAA
- a CDS encoding SusC/RagA family TonB-linked outer membrane protein, with translation MRTSQLNSLKSRPLWSLLFVLSMSISVLFAQNQKTISGIVTGSSGKPAEGITINLKGTKRFTTSKQDGSFSITAARGDVLIFSGLSFKTMEIVITDKDIYQVVMSETSTSLGDVVVVGYGTSSRKTISSSIYSLKAEDMNKGAITDIGQLLQGKVPGLNITASGDPNRPAAVILRGASTINSSQSPYYVIDGVPGADISLVSPDDIATVDVLKDAAATAIYGNRAANGLIMITTKRGKKGSPTINYNSYVGVEKVSNKLDMMDSAQLRSFLRKNNMGLSPNDDLGANTDWQAAIERNQAISHSENMSMSGGTDHGNYIASITYTNKEGIIQSSNLSRLIAHLAIQQYAINDKVKIGLNLTNSISNANNVPNRNVVLQQSILHLPVSPIRNTDGSFFENFNNTGYFNPVALIDHAQDNTKFNNLVGDFTVEVKLPFGLKYNLNASYQRSSYLHGEFYDSYYAKYNSANFYSNPEPPATHSLLNFGSNGSALRSSYQNETTTIEDYLTWDKKFGGHGINLVAGYSWQQNSSGDGFQATTTNLAVDNIGFYNLALSNYTAVTGYVVNFGADGIYNKTKFISDFARLNYNYKEKYLLQASIRRDGSSVFGTNNQWGYFPSVGAAWRIIKEAFMQNQHLFSDLKLRLSYGVTGNATGFSAYTAQFISGALGTYYYNGTTEAAYGPTQAENANLKWEKTATKNIGLDFGFLKGNITGSIDVYDKNTTGMIYSYSVDPILIPTGSIVANGGSMNNKGIELSLNANVVNHNVFSWTTGINLAHNKNEITSLSNPLFTGGDSIRLTQPDGGGQTGSTLQILKAGKPLGQFFTLQYAGKNSSGVSQYVAADGTLTTTPTIGTDYHYAGSPQPKLIAGWTNTFRYKNFDLNVFLRGSFGGKIFNVAKADLFRPSTAQYTNILADVANESINDVNSFKYSTRFIESGSFVRLDNATLGYNFTHLGNYVKRFRIYATVNNLFVITKYDGIDPEINQGGNAPGIDSDNFYPKTRTVLLGLNINL, from the coding sequence ATGAGAACTTCTCAATTAAATTCTCTTAAGAGTCGTCCTTTGTGGTCACTACTCTTTGTTTTGAGCATGTCTATCAGCGTTTTATTTGCTCAGAATCAGAAAACTATTTCAGGTATCGTTACAGGAAGTAGCGGAAAACCGGCTGAAGGAATAACTATTAATTTAAAAGGAACTAAACGGTTTACAACTTCCAAACAAGACGGTAGCTTCTCCATTACTGCTGCTCGTGGTGACGTGCTTATTTTTTCGGGCTTGTCTTTTAAGACTATGGAGATTGTAATCACTGATAAGGATATTTATCAAGTTGTAATGAGTGAAACTAGTACAAGCCTTGGAGATGTCGTCGTAGTTGGTTATGGAACGAGCTCTCGCAAAACTATTTCTAGTTCTATCTACTCCCTTAAAGCTGAAGATATGAATAAGGGAGCAATTACTGATATAGGTCAATTATTGCAAGGGAAAGTACCTGGATTAAATATTACAGCCAGTGGTGATCCAAATAGACCAGCAGCTGTAATTCTTCGAGGTGCTTCTACAATTAACAGCTCACAATCTCCATATTATGTAATTGACGGGGTGCCCGGTGCTGACATTTCTTTAGTGTCTCCCGATGATATTGCAACAGTTGATGTTCTTAAAGACGCTGCAGCTACTGCAATCTATGGGAACCGCGCTGCCAACGGACTTATCATGATTACTACGAAAAGAGGTAAAAAGGGTAGTCCAACAATCAATTATAACAGTTATGTAGGCGTTGAAAAAGTTTCTAATAAATTGGATATGATGGATAGCGCTCAGTTAAGAAGCTTTTTACGAAAAAATAATATGGGCTTATCCCCCAACGATGATTTGGGCGCTAATACGGACTGGCAAGCTGCAATCGAAAGAAATCAGGCTATATCACATAGTGAGAATATGTCTATGAGTGGCGGCACAGATCATGGTAATTATATTGCAAGCATCACATACACAAACAAAGAAGGTATTATTCAATCCAGTAACCTTTCTAGATTAATTGCTCATCTAGCAATTCAACAATATGCCATCAATGATAAAGTGAAAATTGGTCTTAACTTGACGAATTCTATTAGCAATGCTAATAATGTCCCAAATAGAAACGTAGTATTACAACAATCAATTCTACACCTTCCAGTATCGCCCATAAGAAATACTGATGGGAGTTTCTTTGAGAATTTTAATAATACGGGCTACTTTAATCCGGTGGCACTGATTGATCACGCCCAAGATAATACTAAATTCAATAACCTTGTAGGTGATTTTACTGTAGAGGTGAAATTACCATTTGGCTTGAAATATAATTTGAATGCTTCCTATCAACGTTCTAGCTATTTACATGGGGAGTTCTATGATAGCTATTATGCAAAATATAATAGCGCTAATTTTTATTCCAATCCAGAGCCTCCAGCGACACATAGCCTATTGAATTTTGGGTCTAATGGTTCAGCACTTCGCAGTAGCTATCAAAATGAAACGACCACGATTGAAGATTATTTGACCTGGGATAAAAAATTTGGTGGTCATGGGATCAATTTGGTAGCTGGATATTCTTGGCAACAAAACAGTTCTGGAGATGGTTTTCAAGCTACAACCACTAATTTAGCTGTTGATAATATCGGATTTTATAATCTAGCCTTAAGTAATTATACTGCCGTTACTGGATATGTTGTCAACTTTGGTGCAGACGGAATATACAATAAAACGAAGTTTATCTCAGACTTTGCGCGCTTGAATTATAATTATAAAGAAAAATATTTATTGCAGGCTTCTATTCGTCGTGATGGAAGTTCGGTTTTCGGAACCAATAACCAATGGGGCTATTTCCCTTCTGTGGGAGCCGCTTGGAGAATTATCAAAGAAGCTTTCATGCAAAATCAGCACCTTTTTAGTGATCTTAAACTAAGACTCAGCTACGGCGTAACAGGGAATGCCACAGGGTTTAGTGCTTATACTGCTCAGTTTATATCTGGAGCTCTCGGTACTTATTATTATAACGGAACTACAGAAGCAGCATATGGTCCAACGCAAGCAGAGAACGCAAATTTGAAATGGGAAAAGACCGCAACAAAAAATATAGGACTTGATTTTGGATTTTTAAAAGGAAATATTACAGGGTCTATAGATGTTTATGATAAGAATACTACTGGCATGATTTACTCCTATTCCGTAGATCCTATATTAATACCAACTGGGTCTATAGTTGCGAATGGTGGAAGTATGAACAACAAGGGTATTGAGTTGTCTTTGAATGCAAATGTAGTAAATCACAATGTTTTTTCTTGGACTACAGGAATTAATCTTGCGCATAATAAAAATGAAATTACTAGCTTGAGTAACCCTCTATTTACAGGAGGAGACTCCATCCGTTTGACTCAACCCGACGGTGGTGGTCAAACAGGAAGTACGTTGCAAATTCTTAAAGCAGGTAAGCCGCTGGGACAGTTCTTCACCTTGCAATATGCCGGAAAAAATTCTAGTGGCGTTTCACAGTATGTAGCCGCTGATGGAACTTTAACCACAACGCCAACTATTGGTACAGATTATCATTATGCAGGTTCTCCACAGCCTAAATTGATTGCAGGTTGGACGAATACATTTCGATATAAAAATTTTGATTTGAATGTTTTCCTTAGAGGTTCTTTTGGTGGAAAGATTTTCAATGTTGCAAAAGCTGATCTTTTCAGACCAAGCACAGCACAGTATACAAATATCTTAGCCGATGTTGCTAATGAATCAATCAATGATGTGAATTCCTTTAAATATTCTACTCGTTTTATTGAGAGTGGTAGTTTCGTTCGCCTAGATAATGCAACCCTTGGTTATAATTTTACGCATCTTGGCAATTATGTCAAGAGGTTTAGAATCTATGCTACAGTCAATAATTTATTTGTAATTACGAAGTATGATGGAATTGATCCGGAAATTAACCAGGGGGGTAACGCTCCAGGTATCGACTCTGATAATTTCTATCCCAAAACACGTACCGTATTATTGGGGCTAAATATTAATCTCTAA
- a CDS encoding inositol oxygenase family protein, with the protein MTKNKSLFSEKKQNPLNSLEDWDEDVLKRYPDPASIASEKTQDEFRNYEAPARDSVRDFYDLNHKFQTYEFAKEKKENYLKFDNKEMPIWESFDFLNELVDDSDPDTDLDQMQHLLQTSEAIRNDGHPDWMVLVGLIHDMGKVLCLFGEPQWAVVGDTFPLGCAFSDKIIYSEFFKNNPDSQNEKYQTKYGIYEPNCGLNKVQMSWGHDEYIYQMMKDYIPEPGLYMLRYHSFYAQHRENAYDHLLNSHDLEMFKWVRLFNPYDLYSKNPNQKSWEELKPYYQELVNKYLPKTLKF; encoded by the coding sequence ATGACTAAAAACAAATCTCTGTTTTCTGAAAAAAAACAAAACCCTCTAAATAGTCTTGAAGATTGGGATGAAGATGTTCTAAAACGCTATCCTGACCCAGCTAGTATTGCTAGCGAGAAAACTCAGGATGAGTTTAGAAATTATGAGGCACCTGCACGTGATAGCGTCAGGGATTTTTATGATTTAAATCATAAATTCCAGACCTATGAATTTGCTAAAGAGAAAAAAGAAAATTATCTAAAATTTGATAATAAAGAAATGCCGATATGGGAGTCTTTTGACTTCCTAAACGAATTGGTAGATGATTCTGACCCAGATACAGATCTAGACCAAATGCAACATCTTCTACAAACATCTGAAGCCATCAGAAATGACGGACATCCAGATTGGATGGTATTAGTAGGATTAATCCATGACATGGGTAAGGTGCTTTGTTTGTTTGGTGAACCTCAATGGGCTGTTGTAGGAGATACTTTTCCGCTGGGCTGCGCGTTTTCGGATAAAATAATTTATTCGGAGTTCTTTAAAAATAATCCAGATAGTCAAAATGAAAAATATCAAACTAAATATGGTATATATGAACCCAATTGTGGACTTAATAAAGTACAAATGTCTTGGGGACATGATGAATATATCTATCAAATGATGAAAGATTATATTCCTGAGCCGGGACTTTATATGCTTCGCTACCATTCATTTTATGCACAACATCGAGAAAATGCCTATGACCATTTACTTAATAGCCATGATCTGGAAATGTTTAAATGGGTTAGATTATTTAATCCCTATGACCTTTATTCTAAAAACCCAAATCAAAAAAGCTGGGAGGAATTAAAGCCTTATTACCAAGAATTGGTTAATAAGTATTTACCAAAGACATTAAAATTTTAA
- a CDS encoding DUF4998 domain-containing protein: MILNKKIIVALVILLVVIVSCSKMDSYKEKFEKGGPITYAGKMDSVNVLPGRNRVVIKGLFTSDPNIVKYRVFWKSRQDSIEVPVTRSSSVDTPKIIIPNLEEGTQSFEIRTYDKLGNSSVPVYVTGNVYGDAYQSSIINRGVVDASLQNDGSALITWADVSPDAGVLSMYIQYKDAANNLHDTIINSIAIGQATSLPNIKVGSSFSYRTAFLPAPNAVDTFYTLSQTHSVKADVTSIYLSNVGPDFKGALSSDGRFGILAAPWVTNDGAKNKGNAGTKYGGYQHASWQSAGVITWETWNNTPVVDGKLYQVTSSPLPAGTYTISFNYYSEIQSNSSVYVIAASGGNGIPSSDSLSNALGYSALFNGATVGTTSPNVTETKSFNFTISTPQLVSIGVLGNIIGNGNPGSYFEIRSIALIQN; this comes from the coding sequence ATGATTTTAAATAAAAAAATAATAGTGGCACTCGTAATACTTCTAGTTGTAATTGTGTCTTGTTCCAAAATGGATTCATACAAGGAGAAATTTGAGAAAGGAGGGCCTATTACTTATGCTGGTAAAATGGACTCTGTAAATGTTTTGCCGGGAAGAAATAGAGTGGTGATTAAAGGGCTTTTTACATCAGATCCTAATATTGTAAAATATCGCGTATTTTGGAAGAGTCGTCAAGACTCTATAGAAGTACCTGTTACAAGATCTTCGAGCGTAGATACTCCCAAGATTATTATTCCTAATCTTGAAGAAGGCACCCAGAGTTTTGAGATAAGAACATATGATAAACTGGGAAACTCTTCTGTCCCGGTTTATGTTACAGGTAATGTGTATGGTGATGCGTATCAGAGTTCTATAATTAATCGAGGTGTAGTAGATGCTTCTTTGCAAAATGACGGGTCAGCATTAATTACTTGGGCTGATGTGAGTCCCGATGCTGGTGTCTTGTCCATGTATATACAATATAAAGATGCAGCAAATAACTTGCATGATACAATTATCAATTCAATTGCCATAGGACAAGCAACAAGCCTGCCTAATATAAAGGTGGGGAGTTCATTTAGCTACAGGACGGCATTTTTACCAGCTCCGAATGCGGTTGATACATTTTATACGCTTTCTCAGACACATTCGGTTAAGGCTGATGTTACTAGTATTTATCTCTCCAATGTGGGGCCAGACTTTAAAGGCGCCCTTAGCAGTGATGGCCGATTTGGAATACTTGCAGCCCCATGGGTAACCAATGATGGTGCAAAAAACAAAGGAAATGCAGGGACTAAGTACGGAGGTTATCAACATGCTTCTTGGCAATCTGCCGGTGTTATTACTTGGGAAACATGGAACAATACACCCGTAGTTGATGGTAAACTGTATCAGGTAACTTCATCACCGCTGCCAGCCGGAACATATACAATATCATTCAATTATTATTCCGAAATTCAGAGCAACTCATCGGTATATGTAATTGCTGCTTCGGGAGGAAATGGTATTCCGTCATCTGACAGTCTGTCGAATGCATTAGGCTATTCTGCTCTATTTAATGGAGCAACCGTAGGAACGACCAGCCCGAACGTAACCGAAACGAAGAGTTTCAATTTTACAATTTCCACTCCGCAACTTGTTTCCATCGGTGTCCTAGGAAACATTATCGGTAATGGCAATCCTGGTAGTTATTTCGAAATTAGATCAATCGCTTTAATTCAAAATTAA
- a CDS encoding LamG domain-containing protein codes for MKRCIYLYCFLLLFISCKKNITETKETTKSGPINIPDSIKIAIDSIGGITKTSATLYLFVQSGNENVMDRGILYGTDKAFAQDTLKASATVTYGNGAFKLTLSELTPGTTYFFKPYVKDRNGLFIYGDSANFTTVVPLQAKVYIDSLSFVSADSLWKYWDMLYPWGSDHNGSARMYADNVSLLGNNTLRISAFRVPQTEGKSGADPYLTIAYHSGAIHAKQKIELTDQEPYWVISGDFQVPTMIGSWPAFWITGANSWPPEIDMMEFKGNNTCWQNTVDGTDWQHTSWQTTPTVVSNAGGWHNYKMIFYRTSSTMIAEDLFIDGIKEATHIADFMNKPFWLIINMQMEGSSGSFGSGPQSAQMQVRNVYLASYNAIP; via the coding sequence ATGAAGAGATGTATATATTTATATTGTTTTTTACTGCTATTTATTTCTTGCAAAAAGAATATAACTGAAACAAAAGAAACCACAAAATCTGGACCTATTAATATTCCGGACAGCATTAAAATTGCAATTGACTCTATTGGTGGTATTACCAAAACGAGCGCCACTTTATATCTCTTTGTTCAATCGGGTAATGAAAACGTGATGGATAGAGGGATATTATATGGAACTGATAAGGCTTTTGCTCAAGATACGCTGAAAGCAAGCGCAACAGTTACATATGGTAATGGAGCTTTTAAATTGACCCTCTCAGAATTAACACCCGGTACGACTTATTTTTTCAAGCCTTATGTTAAAGACAGGAATGGATTATTCATATATGGAGATTCTGCTAATTTTACAACGGTTGTGCCATTGCAGGCAAAAGTATATATCGATTCACTTTCTTTTGTTTCTGCTGATAGCCTCTGGAAATATTGGGACATGCTTTATCCATGGGGGTCTGATCATAATGGATCGGCACGAATGTATGCAGATAATGTATCGCTTTTGGGCAATAATACACTGAGAATATCGGCCTTTCGCGTTCCACAGACTGAAGGAAAGAGTGGGGCAGATCCATATCTTACAATTGCCTATCATTCGGGTGCAATACATGCGAAACAAAAAATAGAGTTAACAGATCAGGAACCGTATTGGGTTATAAGCGGGGATTTTCAAGTGCCTACCATGATTGGAAGTTGGCCTGCATTTTGGATTACAGGAGCGAATTCCTGGCCTCCAGAAATTGATATGATGGAGTTTAAAGGCAATAATACTTGTTGGCAGAATACAGTAGACGGTACTGATTGGCAACATACCTCTTGGCAAACGACTCCAACTGTTGTGAGTAATGCGGGGGGATGGCATAATTACAAAATGATTTTTTATCGCACTTCATCTACGATGATCGCGGAAGATTTGTTTATTGATGGTATAAAAGAGGCAACCCATATAGCCGACTTTATGAACAAACCATTTTGGCTGATTATCAATATGCAGATGGAAGGGTCTAGCGGCTCGTTTGGCTCTGGTCCACAATCTGCGCAGATGCAGGTGCGCAATGTGTATCTTGCTTCTTATAATGCCATACCTTAG
- a CDS encoding DUF5000 domain-containing lipoprotein — translation MYRFKFKLLVCTLLFAGAIIGCKQKDLNVPIVTNTQAPGTVSNVKVQNLNGRAKLTYTLPSNTDLSYVKAVYEISPGVFNQVVASRYTNTMTVDGFGDTSSHKIKLYAVNSSNVSSAAVEVTVKPLTPGYILARNNLEIAATFGGFTIKTQNPTMDNLAIIPLVDTSGTGQWVQTVGMDNVYSNDSAISAVIRNQPSVAHNYAFTVRDRWMHYSDTLFLKITPWFEEMLDKTKWSTFALPHDATVLNNGGYTWPYYMWDGVLHPGWPHVYFTVESATVPQMVTIDLGAEHNFSRFQVNPYLEQGNVYYVRGNPKDFELWGSNNPDLSDPVDVNNTPGNSWTKIGTFHVIKPSGSPYMTESTSDQTAAYNGWQFDIPAGTQSYRYIRIRQLSNWQGSYFICISEFTLWGN, via the coding sequence ATGTACAGATTTAAGTTTAAACTGTTGGTTTGCACCTTGCTTTTTGCAGGGGCTATTATAGGGTGTAAACAAAAAGATCTGAACGTGCCGATTGTAACCAACACGCAAGCACCAGGCACTGTGTCCAATGTTAAGGTACAGAACCTTAACGGAAGGGCGAAGCTTACTTATACACTTCCTTCCAATACGGATTTATCCTATGTGAAAGCGGTTTATGAGATCTCACCCGGAGTTTTCAATCAGGTGGTAGCATCGAGATATACAAATACAATGACTGTGGACGGCTTTGGTGATACCTCATCACATAAGATAAAATTATATGCAGTGAATTCAAGCAATGTGTCATCAGCTGCTGTAGAAGTAACGGTAAAACCCCTAACGCCAGGTTATATTCTTGCGCGAAATAACCTTGAGATAGCGGCTACATTTGGTGGTTTTACAATCAAAACACAAAATCCAACAATGGACAACTTAGCTATTATTCCTTTGGTGGACACATCCGGCACTGGACAATGGGTGCAAACAGTAGGTATGGATAATGTTTATAGTAATGATTCTGCGATATCGGCGGTCATTCGCAACCAGCCTTCTGTCGCTCATAATTATGCTTTTACTGTAAGGGACAGATGGATGCATTATTCTGATACGTTGTTTTTAAAAATTACCCCTTGGTTTGAAGAAATGCTTGACAAAACTAAGTGGAGTACATTTGCTTTACCACATGATGCTACTGTATTAAACAATGGTGGTTATACTTGGCCATATTATATGTGGGATGGTGTTTTGCACCCTGGATGGCCTCATGTCTATTTCACCGTAGAAAGTGCAACTGTACCTCAGATGGTAACTATTGACTTGGGCGCGGAACATAATTTCAGCCGTTTTCAGGTGAATCCGTACTTGGAACAGGGGAATGTATACTATGTGAGAGGTAACCCTAAAGATTTTGAGTTATGGGGCTCCAACAACCCTGACTTGTCTGACCCTGTGGATGTTAATAATACTCCTGGTAATTCTTGGACAAAAATTGGAACTTTCCATGTCATCAAGCCTTCAGGTTCTCCATATATGACTGAAAGCACTTCAGACCAAACCGCTGCGTACAATGGCTGGCAGTTTGATATTCCGGCGGGTACACAGTCGTACCGGTATATAAGGATTCGGCAATTATCCAATTGGCAAGGCAGCTATTTTATCTGTATTTCAGAATTTACTTTATGGGGGAATTAG
- a CDS encoding RagB/SusD family nutrient uptake outer membrane protein gives MKNLFKTSITLLILGSVIASCHKIDVPVTTELTPNVFPQDSMQFVEAAGAAYVALRGNYALDYWFMQSASTDESILPSRGGNWYDNQNYSMLHYHNWTKDHGWTGSCWGYLSKVIGVSNQAMNILGTTMPEGVNKNRTIAELKMVRAIGYFMMMDLYGNVPLDTTYGDFTPHTNVPRAQVFNFIEQDVKSCLPYLSREVSTATYGRATKFTAYALLAKMYLNAAYYTGTQRYDDCIAACDSVINSGKYALEPRSTYLNQFYPNNGPNDKEFIFAIPYSPIYATAYGLNGYMYFARYDVPRSEAAKFSLPFTPSAPRSTLPEFYAYFNDPGDIRNAQWLTGLQYMSDGVTPVTVKTTNKGYDFQYSGNNPNGSYTYQVNLTPNILLRLNPATFDLGNDEIAWNMGYRNIKFFPDATSTNRNQNNDMPMFRYSDIILMKAEAILRGGTATSGATALSLVNLLRANRSTSAPWTNVTLDSIYNERCREFAWEGWHRNDMIRFGKYEGAWGFKTDNNTYKRIFPIPTSAMQVNTALVQNPGYN, from the coding sequence ATGAAAAATTTATTCAAAACGTCAATAACACTGTTAATATTGGGATCTGTAATTGCTTCCTGTCACAAGATTGACGTTCCTGTGACCACCGAACTAACGCCAAACGTTTTTCCGCAAGATTCTATGCAATTTGTTGAAGCTGCAGGAGCAGCCTACGTTGCACTAAGGGGTAATTATGCTTTGGATTATTGGTTTATGCAATCTGCTAGCACCGACGAGTCTATTTTGCCCTCAAGAGGTGGAAACTGGTACGATAACCAGAACTATAGTATGTTACATTATCATAACTGGACAAAAGATCATGGGTGGACTGGAAGTTGCTGGGGTTATCTGTCTAAGGTGATTGGAGTCTCCAATCAGGCAATGAATATCTTAGGAACTACCATGCCTGAAGGTGTAAATAAAAATAGAACAATTGCAGAACTGAAAATGGTTCGTGCGATTGGTTATTTTATGATGATGGATTTATATGGAAATGTGCCCTTAGATACTACTTATGGAGACTTTACACCTCATACCAATGTTCCTAGAGCACAAGTTTTTAACTTTATTGAGCAAGATGTAAAATCTTGCCTTCCTTATCTTAGCCGTGAAGTGAGTACGGCAACCTATGGAAGGGCAACTAAATTTACTGCTTATGCATTATTGGCTAAAATGTATCTAAACGCGGCATATTATACAGGTACACAACGTTATGATGATTGTATCGCTGCTTGTGATTCTGTTATTAATTCAGGTAAATATGCATTGGAGCCCAGAAGTACTTATTTAAACCAATTTTATCCCAATAATGGTCCTAATGATAAAGAATTCATTTTTGCAATTCCCTATTCACCAATCTATGCAACTGCTTATGGATTAAATGGATATATGTATTTTGCACGCTATGATGTACCTAGATCTGAGGCTGCAAAATTTAGTTTGCCATTTACTCCTAGTGCACCAAGAAGTACGCTGCCTGAATTTTATGCTTATTTTAATGACCCTGGTGATATTCGAAATGCACAGTGGCTAACTGGTCTGCAGTATATGAGTGATGGTGTTACTCCTGTAACCGTAAAAACTACAAATAAGGGATATGACTTTCAATATTCTGGAAATAATCCCAATGGGAGTTATACTTACCAAGTAAATCTTACACCGAATATTCTCCTCCGTTTAAATCCAGCTACATTCGATTTAGGTAATGATGAAATTGCTTGGAATATGGGATATCGAAATATTAAGTTTTTCCCAGACGCAACTTCTACCAACCGAAATCAAAATAATGATATGCCAATGTTCCGCTATTCTGATATCATATTGATGAAGGCTGAAGCTATTTTAAGAGGTGGCACGGCTACAAGTGGGGCAACCGCTTTATCACTGGTGAACCTGCTCAGAGCTAATAGATCTACCTCAGCACCATGGACAAATGTAACTTTAGATTCCATATATAATGAAAGATGCCGTGAGTTTGCGTGGGAAGGCTGGCATAGAAATGACATGATTCGCTTTGGAAAATATGAAGGGGCTTGGGGCTTTAAAACGGACAATAATACCTATAAACGTATTTTCCCAATTCCTACATCTGCCATGCAAGTCAATACGGCATTAGTGCAAAATCCTGGTTATAATTAA